A window of the Cutaneotrichosporon cavernicola HIS019 DNA, chromosome: 6 genome harbors these coding sequences:
- the ACP2 gene encoding uncharacterized protein (Carrier of the growing fatty acid chain in fatty acid biosynthesis) has translation MFRLALRAAPRYVRPVAVPRAMAVRAYSAASLTKEDVTSRVLDVLKSFEKVDASKLAPTSEFTADLGLDSLDAVEVVMAIEEEFAIEIPDAEADAIDSVDKAIEYVIKTPEAH, from the exons ATGttccgcctcgctctccgTGCCGCGCCCCGCTACGTCCGCCCCGTCGCGGTTCCCCGTGCCATGGCCGTTCGCGCCTactccgccgcctccctcaccaaggaggacgtTACCAGCCGTGTTCTCGACGTGCTCAAGTCGTTTGAGAAGGTTGACGCTTCCAAG CTCGCGCCCACTTCCGAGTtcaccgccgacctcggcctcgactcGCTGGACGCCGTTGAGGTTGTGATGgccatcgaggaggagttTGCCATTGAGATCCctgacgccgaggccgacgccatTGACTCGGTGGACAAGG CGATCGAGTATGTCATCAAG ACCCCGGAGG CACATTAA
- the tsn1 gene encoding uncharacterized protein (Translin) has product MAATSSVEETLTAAIAQLEAEATLKKSIREAIEPVEDIVRQATAELNRLHSSPATQHEAIATKALETIAGAHAHWVNIAGLIPKGEFYRYQFAVAPMFRSLVTSIALARFVLRDELVPQFTAATLMGLQGETVGELEVTSDDYLQGVIGMVNELPRLSVNSVTAQNFKLPGRIALFVNDIFASYSMLNLRNDQLRRKFDSLKYDLKRCEDVVYDLTLRGLATAPSA; this is encoded by the exons ATGGCCGCCACATCATCTGTCGAGGAGACTCTCACCGCCGCGATCGCtcagctcgaggccgaggctaCGCTCAAGAAG tccATCCGCGAGGCCATCGAGCCGGTGGAGGACATTGTTCGCCAGGCCActgccgagctcaaccGCCTCCACTCGTCGCCCGCAACGCAGC ATGAGGCGATCGCCACTAAGGCGCTCGAAACCATCGCCGGTGCCCACGCTCACTGGGTCAACATCGCCGGACTCATCCCCAAGGGCGAGTTCTATCG TTACCAGTTCGCTGTCGCGCCCATGTTTCGTAGCCTCGTGACGAgcatcgcgctcgcccgctTCGTGCTCCgggacgagctcgtgccCCAGTTCACCGCCGCTACGCTTATGGGCC TCCAGGGCGAGaccgtcggcgagctcgaggtcacCTCTGACGATTACCTCCAGGGCGTCATTGGCATGGTCAACGAGCTG CCCCGTCTGTCGGTCAACTCGGTCACAGCACAGAACTTTAAGCTGCCTGGCCGGATAGCGCTCTTCGTCAACGACATCTTTGCTAGCTACTCTATG CTCAACCTCCGCAACGACCAGCTGCGCCGCAAGTTTGACTCGCTCAAGTATGACCTGAAGCGGTGCGAGGACGTCGTGTACGACCTCACGCTGCGTGGCCTTGCTACCGCTCCTTCGGCTTAG
- the ALT1 gene encoding uncharacterized protein (Aminotransferase class I and II): MHANRRRLSLSLFISHLILHFCESIQVQNFPRRTMSTARKPVLSLETINPAVLDVQYAVRGELALKADKYMHELDTPGGGKNLPFDKVVTANIGNPQQKGLNQRPITFWRQIISLLEYPELMEEHLEVAKKIYPDDVIKRAQGLRKEIGSVGAYTPSKGVLAIRQRVAKFLEERDGYPSDPELIFLTAGASAGVAQILDLCLKEGEGCMIPIPQYPLYTATLAHIGAKPVPYYLQEDAQWSMNLKSLKESVEKAKAEGIKLKCLAVINPGNPTGGCLSREAMQDVVQLCYDEGMVLLADEVYQRNIFDPEHRPFISFKEVVKSMPKEIADSVELVSFHSISKGVSGECGRRGGYFELCNIDPDVVEQIYKMASVTLCPPVTGQIGVDLLVNPPKKGDASYDQWLAETTLTHDNLASRSKFMCEQFNKLEGVSCQPADGAMYLFPQLTMPEKAIAKAKELGKPADVMYTLDLLDATGICAVAGSGFGQEPGTYHMRVTALCPGVEEYVAKIEKFHNDFMAQYK, encoded by the exons ATGCACGCAaatcgtcgtcgtctctctctctctctctttaTTTCTCATCTCATCCTTCACTTTTGCGAAAGCATCCAAGTTCAAAAC TTCCCACGCCGCACCATGTCTACTGCACGCAAGCCCGtcctcagcctcgagaCCATCAACCCCGCGGTCCTCGATGTACAGTACGCCGTCcgtggcgagctcgcgctcaaggccgacaagTACATGCACGAGCTTGACACTCCCGGCGGCGGTAAGAACCTGCCCTTTGACAAGGTCGTGACGGCCAACATCGGCAACCCTCAGCAAAAAGGTCTTAACCAGCGCCCCATCACTTTCTGGCGCCAGAtcatctcgctcctcgagtaccccgagctcatggaggagcacctcgaggtcgccaagaAGATTTACCCCGACGACGTGATCAAGCGCGCCCAGGGTCTTCGCAAGGAGATTGGCTCGGTCGGCGCTTACACTCCCTCGAAGGGTGTGCTCGCCATccgccagcgcgtcgccaagttccttgagg AGCGCGACGGCTACCCCTCGGACCCCGAGCTCATCTTCCTGACTGCTGGCGCGTCGGCCGGTGTCGCGCagatcctcgacctctgcctcaaggagggcgagggctgcATGATTCCCATCCCCCAGTACCCACTCTACACTGCGACACTCGCTCACATCGGCGCCAAGCCAGTGCCCTACTACCTCCAGGAGGATGCGCAGTGGTCGATGAACCTCAagtcgctcaaggagaGTGTCGAGAAGGCTAAGGCTGAGGGCATCAAGCTCAAGTGCCTTGCTGTCATCAACCCCGGCAACCCCACCGGCGGCTGCCTCAGCCGCGAGGCCATGCAGGATGTGGTGCAGCTCTGCTACGACGAGGGCatggtcctcctcgccgacgaggtgtACCAGCGCAACATTTTCGACCCCGAGCACCGCCCCTTCATCTCGTTCAAGGAGGTCGTCAAGAGCATGCCCAAGGAGATTGCCGACTCTGTCGAGCTTGTCTCGTTCCACTCGATCTCGAAGGGTGTCTCCGGCGAgtgcggccgccgcggtgGATACTTTGAGCTCTGCAACATCGACCCCGACGTCGTTGAGCAGATCTACAAGATGGCTTCCGTGACCCTCTGCCCCCCCGTGACTGGCCAGATCGGCGTTGACCTCCTCGTTAACCCCCccaagaagggcgacgCGTCGTACGACCAGTGGCTCGCCGAGACCACCCTCACGCATGACAACCTCGCTTCGCGCTCCAAGTTCATGTGCGAGCAGTtcaacaagctcgagggcgtcagCTGCCAGCCCGCCGACGGTGCCATGTACCTCTTCCCCCAGCTCACCATGCCCGAGAAGGCcatcgccaaggccaaggagctTGGCAAGCCCGCCGACGTCATGTACACGCTTGACCTTCTTG ACGCCACCGGTATCTGCGCTGTTGCAGGCTCCGGTTTCGGCCAGGAGCCCGGCACCTACCACATGCGTGTCACCGCGCTGTGCCCCGGTGTCGAGGAGTACGTCGCGAAGATCGAGAAGTTCCACAACGACTTTATGGCCCAGTACAAGTAA
- a CDS encoding uncharacterized protein (WSTF, HB1, Itc1p, MBD9 motif 1), with amino-acid sequence MSSSASRGASSAAEARSNTTSRVGGRAEFSDSKEAVGDVKDDPNIVIIDDNSSIARAAAQSRHEADLAQHAYEPPRPKRVQDDWQVAYVWAFIVKFGLLPRISSLLNLEDFERSLCEPVANRPDDVLEGVLMAFLKNLKPGLRNLDCTNIQSHLSNYISDMLLNSQEFTVWDRPWAPHEEARAECCNKSADRGLLGRLRGPNEDKQTRVKKNPIAQIEKKGGGIFELDWYERARLLRQLVDWQLSHSDMIREKIKDAQAKKDEANKKKPKRKNPETEEGEKVDKSAEIWIEPVGLDRNKNRIWSLDKSARLYKSGNPFKRPCPLVTMTTMRGELQSQMEQFKAHGQVVLPKPTGSGPKGKPTQKEAMAHRRQLKGVEDEKQLGEWVEQFLPNVEKEEARVARARKKVLDTMRILQAAELRTTRTRRPARKVDYTYDSIEEDEELFPRRGGRRGAGSATYEPPRKPVIPGERRSGRIQARVDVEEEDEGTVSAAPSRDMSPAPSSPRPAEVFPMGAKKTKGYVYIEEPGSAPSKENGMANGGSRGRGTENEPMMVDDE; translated from the exons AtgtcttcctcggcctcgcgcggcgcgtcctcggccgccgaggcgcgcagcAACACGACATCGCGCGTAGGAGGCCGCGCCGAATTCTCAGACTCAAAGGAGGCAGTTGGAGACGTCAAGGATGACCCGAACATCGTAATCATCGACGACAACAGCTccatcgcgcgcgcggcagCGCAGAGCCGGCACGAAGCTGACCTCGCGCAGCACGCGTACGAGCCGCCTCGGCCCAAGCGCGTGCAGGATGA CTGGCAGGTCGCGTACGTGTGGGCGTTCATCGTCAAGTTCGGGTTGTTGCCCCGGATCAGCAGCCTACTGAACCTAGAGGA cttTGAGCGGAGTCTATGCGAGCCCGTCGCGAATAGACCAGACGACGTGCTTGAGGGTGTCCTCATGGCGTTCCTCAAGAACCTCAAGCCAGGCCTTCGCAACCTCGA CTGCACAAATATCCAGTCACACCTCTCCAATTACATCTCAGACATGCTCCTCAACTCGCAAGAATTTACGGTGTGGGATCGCCCGTGGGCGCCGCACGAGGAAGCGCGGGCCGAGTGCTGCAACAAGTCGGCCGACCGCGGCCTCCTGGGCAGACTGCGTGGGCCAAACGAGGACAAACAGACGCGCGTCAAGAAGAACCCCATCGCCCAAatcgagaagaagggcgggGGAATATTCGAGCTCGATTGGtacgagcgcgcgcgcctgcttcgtcagctcgtcgactggCAGT tGTCCCACTCTGACATGATCCGGGAAAagatcaaggacgcgcaagccaagaaggacgaggcaaacaagaagaagccgAAGCGAAAGAATCCTGAGACAGAAGAGGGGGAGAAGGTGGACAAGAGCGCCGAGATCTGGATCGAGCCTGTTGGTCTTGACCGCAACAAGAACCGCATCTGGAGTCTGGATA AATCAGCGCGTCTGTACAAGTCAGGCAACCCTTTCAAACGACCCTGTCCGCTCGTCACCATGACGACCATGAGAGGCGAGCTCCAGAGCCAAATGGAGCAGTTCAAGGCGCACGGCCAAGTCGTCCTTCCTAAGCCCACAGGATCCGGGCCAAAGGGCAAGCCAAcgcagaaggaggcgatggcgcaccgccgccagctcaagggcgtcgaggacgagaaaCAGCTTGGCGAGTGGGTTGAGCAGTTCCTCCCGAACgttgagaaggaggaggcgcgcgtcgcccgcGCCCGCAAAAAAGTCCTTGACACCATGCGGATACTGCAAGCTGCGGAACTGCGCACAACACGTACGCGCCGGCCTGCCCGCAAGGTAGACTACACTTACGACTCGATAGAGGAAGAC GAAGAGCTGTttcctcgccgcggcgggcggcgcggagctGGTTCTGCAACGTACGAGCCACCGCGCAAGCCCGTCATCCCTGGGGAACGTCGCTCTGGGCGTATTCAGGCGCGcgtcgatgtcgaggaggaagatgagggAACCGTGTCTGCTGCGCCTAGTAGAGACATgtcgccagcgccgtcGTCTCCACGGCCTGCCGAGGTGTTCCCGATGGGCGCAAAGAAGACGAAGGGTTATGTGTACATCGAAGAGCCGGGCTCGGCCCCGTCCAAGGAGAACGGCATGGCGAATGGGGGATCGCGGGGGAGAGGGACGGAGAACGAGCCAATGATGGTCGACGATGAGTGA
- the mrpl8 gene encoding uncharacterized protein (Belongs to the bacterial ribosomal protein bL17 family) — MKHGLKMRKLQRTSSHRHALLRNLVSALLHHEMIKTTVPKAKEAARMAEKIITLGKKGTNVARSNAQAFLMPAHHYAADAYNAPVTPTLPPSALESADPENFVPNTSLLPKVFGQLAERYAERPGGYTRIQRFGKRPGDNAPVAILSLVDGPRDLKFEMAARAAARDSLTSGVLPRTRRSVQRVLKYRGDEGKAEFDALKQDYSLRLRAEGDESYPELGHQRDGPPARFKFRPHSFTKPQHGRKLMAGERLAGVPIHHTGLGIARGALGRNPKPVKQLFASEVQKADITKVD, encoded by the exons ATGAAGCACGGTCTCAAGATGCGCAAGCTGCAGCGAACCAGCTCGCACCGCCATGCGCTGCTCCG TAACTTGGTCtcggccctcctccaccacgaGATGATCAAAACGACCGTTCcaaaggccaaggaggccgcgcgcatggccgagaagatcatcaccctcggcaagaagggcaCGAATGTCGCGCGCTCCAACGCCCAGGCCTTCCTCATGCCCGCGCACCACTACGCCGCAGACGCCTACAACGCGCCCGTGACCCCTacccttcccccttccgcgctcgagagcgccgaccccgagaACTTTGTTCCCAACACATCGCTGCTTCCCAAAGTGTTTGGACAGCTTGCAGAGCGCTATGCCGAGCGGCCGGGCGGGTATACGCGTATCCAGAGGTTCGGGAAGCGGCCAGGAGACAACGCGCCAGTTGCGATTTTGTCGCTTGTTGATGGGCCGCGCGATCTGAAGTTTGAGATGGCCGCGCGGGCGGCTGCCAGGGACAGCCTTACGAGCGGCGTGCTTcccaggacgaggaggagcgttCAGCGTGTGCTCAAGTACCGCGGAGACGAGGGGAAGGCCGAGTTCGACGCACTGAAACAGGACTATTCG ctccgcctccgcgccgagggcgacgaaTCCTACCCCGAGCTCGGACACCAGCGCGACGGCCCACCCGCCCGCTTCAAGTTCCGGCCTCACTCGTTCACCAAGCCGCAGCACGGACGCAAGCTCATGGCCGGTGAGCGTCTGGCCGGTGTGCCGATCCACCACACTGGATTGGGGATTGCGCGTGGTGCCCTTGGACGAAACCCCAAGCCCGTCAAGCAGCTGTTTGCGAGCGAGGTGCAGAAGGCGGACATCACCAAGGTCGACTAG